One genomic region from Sinorhizobium numidicum encodes:
- the accC gene encoding acetyl-CoA carboxylase biotin carboxylase subunit translates to MSSAKMGSEHESARRFEKVLIANRGEVALRVQRACRELGLHTVMICSDADRDAPYRMTADEFACIGPAAPGQSYLNQAAVLLAARATGAGAIHPGYGFLSENAGFAEAVEAAGLIFIGPPASAIRTMGDKIAAKRAMIEARVPCVPGPDEALPDDFPSIESIAERIGYPVIVKAAGGGGGRGMRVVNSPSTLRDAVSVTREEARRAFGRPELYMEKFLEHPRHIEIQVLCDEHGNAVWLGHRDCSMQRRHQKVVEEAPAPGIPANTVAAVGERCANACRQIGYRGAGTFEFLYEDGEFYFIEMNTRLQVEHPVTEMTSGVDIVREQLRVAQGLPLTISQADVRAHGHSFECRINAEDPFTFAASPGRITAAELPGGPGVRVDTHVTAGYKVSPHYDSLIAKLIVHAPTRNQAIRRMQVALADTRIDGISTNLRLHQELFEDPAFCAGEADIHYLEKWLGERKK, encoded by the coding sequence ATGTCGTCCGCTAAGATGGGAAGCGAGCATGAGAGCGCACGCCGCTTCGAGAAGGTGCTGATCGCCAATCGCGGCGAGGTCGCTCTGCGCGTTCAGCGGGCATGCCGGGAGCTTGGCTTGCATACCGTGATGATCTGCTCCGACGCCGACCGCGACGCGCCCTATCGGATGACGGCCGATGAGTTCGCTTGCATCGGACCTGCCGCTCCGGGTCAAAGCTACCTCAATCAGGCCGCGGTCCTGCTTGCCGCACGGGCAACTGGCGCCGGGGCAATTCACCCCGGATATGGGTTTCTTTCTGAGAACGCGGGCTTCGCGGAGGCCGTCGAGGCCGCGGGTCTTATCTTCATCGGACCACCCGCCTCGGCGATCCGCACGATGGGCGACAAGATCGCCGCAAAGCGCGCCATGATCGAAGCGCGCGTCCCGTGCGTACCAGGGCCGGACGAGGCGCTTCCCGATGATTTCCCATCGATCGAAAGCATCGCCGAACGCATAGGATATCCAGTGATTGTCAAGGCGGCCGGCGGCGGCGGCGGCCGGGGCATGCGCGTCGTCAACAGTCCCTCGACGCTGCGTGATGCCGTGTCCGTCACCCGCGAGGAGGCGCGAAGAGCGTTCGGGAGGCCGGAACTCTATATGGAGAAATTCCTCGAGCATCCACGCCACATCGAAATTCAGGTGCTTTGCGACGAGCACGGCAATGCCGTGTGGCTCGGCCACCGCGACTGCTCGATGCAGCGACGCCACCAGAAAGTGGTCGAGGAGGCACCTGCGCCCGGCATCCCCGCGAATACCGTCGCTGCAGTGGGAGAACGCTGCGCCAATGCGTGCCGCCAGATCGGTTATCGGGGGGCTGGAACCTTCGAGTTTCTCTATGAGGACGGCGAGTTCTACTTCATCGAGATGAACACGCGCCTTCAGGTCGAGCACCCGGTAACGGAGATGACCTCGGGCGTTGATATCGTGCGCGAGCAGCTTCGCGTTGCGCAGGGGCTGCCATTGACGATTTCACAAGCCGATGTGCGGGCGCATGGCCATTCCTTCGAATGCCGGATCAATGCTGAAGATCCGTTCACCTTCGCCGCCTCACCCGGCCGGATCACTGCCGCTGAGCTTCCCGGGGGGCCTGGAGTCCGCGTCGATACCCATGTGACGGCAGGCTACAAGGTATCGCCGCACTACGACTCTCTGATCGCCAAACTGATCGTTCACGCGCCGACGCGAAATCAGGCCATTCGCCGCATGCAGGTCGCATTGGCGGACACCAGAATCGACGGGATCTCGACCAACCTTCGGCTCCACCAGGAGCTGTTCGAGGACCCTGCGTTTTGCGCCGGCGAGGCCGATATCCATT
- a CDS encoding acetyl-CoA carboxylase biotin carboxyl carrier protein, translating to MDLETIRTLIEFVGRSHVSELVVSEDGVTVRISNATSRRLPSGRTSTQGSQRIAEPTPADVVDEAERDATGGQTVKAPAFGVLHRSPNPGAPAFVEVGDAVEVGQSLCIVEAMKVFNTVSAHKSGPITRIFVSDGEEVEAGQPLMEIG from the coding sequence ATGGATCTGGAAACAATCAGAACACTTATCGAATTCGTCGGCCGTTCGCACGTTTCCGAGCTCGTGGTGAGCGAGGATGGCGTTACCGTTCGGATATCGAATGCTACGTCCAGGCGCCTCCCATCGGGTCGAACTTCGACACAGGGCAGTCAGCGGATTGCCGAGCCAACCCCAGCCGATGTGGTCGATGAGGCGGAGCGCGACGCGACCGGCGGCCAAACGGTAAAAGCGCCTGCATTTGGCGTGCTGCATCGGTCGCCGAATCCCGGCGCGCCCGCTTTCGTCGAGGTCGGAGATGCCGTCGAGGTAGGGCAGAGCCTCTGCATCGTCGAGGCGATGAAGGTGTTCAACACCGTTTCCGCGCACAAGTCCGGGCCGATCACGCGCATTTTCGTGAGCGACGGCGAGGAAGTGGAAGCGGGACAGCCGTTGATGGAGATCGGCTGA